The Athene noctua chromosome 10, bAthNoc1.hap1.1, whole genome shotgun sequence genome segment TCCCAATCTCTAGTTAATCTGCTGGATTTGTCCTTTCACAAGAATTGCATACGGttaaaagaaggggagagaggagTGGAATATTCTTACCACTGGAAATATCAGGTGTTTTTCAACAGAGTTTTTGAGCTTTGATCAGTAGATAGGGCATGCCTGTTGCTAAGCAGGGAGTGGGATGTCTGGACTGTCAGCTGAAGCTTGTCAGGGCTGGAATTGTGAACTAAGCCTTTATCTTTATCAAGTTCATGTCACTCAAGGTTTTGGCACTGAAGCTAATTCTATACCTGGGtttctcttctttgcttttcctcagaggCAAGGCAGGTGTGATATCTATGCTACGGAATTTGACCTTGAAGCTGAAGAGTATGTTCCCTTGCCAAAGGGCGATGTGCACAAGAAGAAGGAAATTATTCAGGATGTCACCCTGCACGACTTGGATGTGGCCAATGCTCGACCTCAGGTATCTGGCTCCACAGATGAagtctttacagaaaaaatacttGACATAAGATGTGATGCTTACTAGAATAATCCAGGAGATGTAGAAAGTTGAGCTGTCCTAAACCACCCCCAAAGGTTCCCCTGTAGGAGGAGCAGTAGGTGTTAGGcccccgctcccctcctcagGGAGGTGGTGCTGCACGTGGCTGCCCCAGTGCCCCTGCCTAAAGGGGCAGTTGCTGCGTTAGGATGCATGCACCTGCTCATGGAATATTTGTCAGAGTGTATTTCCTAAGGCTACAGAGAACAGCCTTCCAGCCTTAGCAGAGCTTCCGTGTGGATACTCGGGATCCGCTACCTTCACAGTTGATGCATAAGCCAGGCCTagccctctccttccctccaccactgtgccccagcccctgcagaaAAAGAGCAGCGTGGGCTGCTCCTCTTGACCCGGGAAAGAGATTATTACTCTCTCTCCCAAAGGAGAGATGCCTACAGATGAGAGGTAGCAGCAGCTAGATCTGCATCGTCTTATTTACTGAAAGTTCTGAATGCAGATCAGCATGTTCTGCTCTGTGTTTGTGGCTTTGTGGCCGTGAAATGGAAACTGCAAGCACTGTGATAAAAGGTGACTGACTTTGAGTGCTATGGATTCTGTTAGCGTCCCTGCTTCCTTCAGAAATGTTTCATCACCTCTTGTTAAACTTCCTCATGACTTTCAGTAGAGCTCTGAACTTACTGCAGAAAAAATAGTGAGACTAGAGGAGGATTGCTCCTTGCTGTATCTTAACATAAACCCAGTATTGAGGGAATTCCATCTGTGTCATAAACAAAAGCCACTAAATAGAGTATCTTTGTTTAAAGGCTGGCATCCCTACAGTCTGATAATGCAACCTCTTAACCTACtcaatttcaaaataaacatcacctttttttttccccatcaaaatcACTTCCctgataaaaataattgtattcaGAAGTATTCAAACTCAGAATAATGGTTCCTGTGTTGACAGGTTGAACACCTACCGTGCATACAGGCAATCTTAGTCTCTGTGTTCCCTGACGATTTCAGTCCGTATGAGCTTCTCTGGGATAACTTTGAGGAGAGGGTATCTCATTTTGGTTGTTTCATGTTCTCTGAATGAACAAGGCTAAAGAAGGGGTGAGGAGGGAGTGAAATGATTAAGTTTAGGATACTGCTGCCCCGACCTAACCTTTGACAGATGATCATGCCAATGCAAAATATCAAGTTAACTGCAAGAAACAACTTCTTCATCCAATTCCTGATTTATAAAATTCTGAAGGTACATGTTCAATACGAGAACTCATAGCCGATCCGTAACTTTCTCTTCCTAGGGTGGGCAAGACATCCTTTCTATGATGGGACAACTGATGAAACCTAAGAAAACTGAAATCACTGGTATGAATCCTGCATCGTATTTTTAGACCAACATAACCTATATGTTTGCCAGTtagaaaaggattaaaaataggGTTACTCATGCAGCATCTCCAAAGGAATACAGATATAATACTTATtcataaatattcagattttcaaaagctGCTAGAATTGGAGTGGCTGGAAACAACACGTTACTGGTTCACACATAGAGTCATAAATACGTCCTGTACTCTGCACCCCTCTTCCTGAAGAGGAGGAGTCGGAACACCAGTGCCTTCCCCCTTTTCAAAACATTCCTGCCAGAGAGTGTGAGGTTCACCCTTTTGACAAAGAGCCAAACTGAACAGCAACCacaataaaatctaaaaaactGTTAGGATGCATTCTTAAGTGAAGCCAGCACGCTGAATTTCTGTGGAGGAGAAAAATGGCTTCTAAAGACTCTAACCTTTGGTTTAGGCACCTCTGTAGCAGCTGCCTGTTGATTTGATGCTTTAAgtgcactgctgcttttcctaaCTACAGATCGTTGGAGAAAAATCATACCTACAGAAAGATCTATTCTCTTTGCTTTGAAAGAAATGGTGTTTCAGTAAGTGACTATCTAAATTTAGATCAAAGTCTGTTTCAATACCTAACTGGAATGGTGGTCTTTTGAAGTATTTCCTCTGTTCCAGAGGTCACTTTGCTTATTCTGATGTCAGATTTATTGATGTAACATCTTGCATAGCTTTGAGATCCATATGTTCACAGAAATTTATATAGCcctatggttttttttttgttgttaaacacAACTTTACTGAAATACAGTAGCaatatttcattctttcagtGATGTTCTTTTCAGCCATGCTTGGAAActaaatttcatgttttaaacTGAAGTTTGACGGACTTGCCCCCTGCCAAActccccaaaccaacaaaaatcctAGTTTTTTTACAAGCAATGAGAGGGAACAGACTACCCCAATTAAGTGTGAGAAGTTCAGCTTAGAAATACTTTCTTGCACAGATATCTCCCTGATACAGGACTGAATGCCACAGAGATTTTCCTTGTGGCAGTAAGATaccaaaccattaaaaaaaaaagaaaatcaatgagAACCTTGGTTGCTTTAAGGCTTTCATACAGACCTGTAGTTCACTAGCAGAACACCtaacagtttggttttgttttcagacaaACTTCGAGGAGAGATAAATAAGGTGGTAAATAAATACATTGATCAAGGCATCGCAGAGCTAGTCCCGGGTGTGCTCTTTGTAGACGAGGTTCACATGCTGGATATTGAGTGTTTCACATACCTGCACCGAGCCCTGGAGTCCTCCATTTCCCCCATTGTCATCTTCGCTTCCAACCGAGGAAACTGCGTTATCAGGTACGATGTCTGAACGTGAATTTTCCAGTTTGCATGGGTCCATACACGTTGGAGTTAGCTGTATCAGTAGAGTTACCGTCTTTGAAGGCTTTTGTCTGCGACACCTCTGGTAACACCCTGCATGGGTTGGAAGCTGCATCCGTGCTCAGGAACTGCTGGGGATCTTCATGATGGGACAAGCATTTAATGCCAGGCTGGCTGAGTGACAGCAGGATGGAATTCCTCCTCCTGTTTCCCCTGACACAGCTGCTGAGCTGGCTTCCTGCCTGACCTGTGACAATTACCCCTCACTGGATACCTCGACACCTCTGTCACTTGCACGTTAGGGACAACAGAAGCACCAGGGCTACAAACCTGATACCAGTTTCCTGCTTTTTCTGGATTATTCTGCTGTTTGCTATCCTCACTGCTCAGGCTTCAGCTTCCTGTTCTTACTGCTGAAGCCTGTCACAGGTCAGCCTCTCCTGCTCTTCATTCTTTCCTGCAATGTTGGTTTGGCTTTTTGTGATTCTTCAGTCTTGCCAACTAACTTGTTTTTGATCTCCAGGCCAGTTCGTGCCTCCACTTCAGTATCTTGCACCCACACAACACGTTCTTTGTGTGTTCAGTAAAAGTGTTCTCCTCTTTCAGACTCTTCCGTAAGGTCTACTGCTAATTTGTGGTCTAGGTCTAATTATGTCTAAACAAGCTGTCATTAGCAGTGATTGCTACTCTTTAAATTGATTTAATTCAGCTGTGTAACAGCTATTCCTTTCCCTCTTAGAGGCTCATCTGGAATTAATCTTTCTCTGTTTGCATTGCTTAGAAGTGAAGGTGATAAGCCCTTCAGAAATGTTTAAGGTGGACATGGCAGCACTTTCTTTGCCAGGGGATAAAGAGGCTGTCTTGTGAAAGCAGAGCAAATAGACATCTGTCAGCATGGATTCACTGCAGATCTTGTTATGAAAAAACTGTGATTTATGAAAGGAAGCTTTCCATATAATACTTGTGTCTAATATTGCTGAATTAAGCCATTAAAAGCAAGCTCTTAACTCTATACCCCTGTCTCAAGTAGTTAGTGATGCTCTGATTTGCCTGCTGGTAGTTCTTAAAAGGATTGGGAAAATATTAATTGTATAGATGGAATAGTTGATTCTGTAGCCTCGGACCAGAAGGGATCATTGCAGAGGAGAGGGCACCGTCTGCTCGGGAGTGCAGCAGGTGATGGCAGGTGTTCTGATTCATTTCCCAAGGAGGACCATGGCCAAAGCTGTAGTGCCTGAGCACCAGCACCAGACTCGGAAATGGAGTTCTCTACCAGCACTTCACTGTTTTTACCTGCAGTCTCTGCAGATGTTGTGAAATCTGGATATGTTTTGCTCTCTACAGACCGCCACTTCTCAATTTGCTGGGTGGCAAGTGTGGGATGTCAACCACTGCAGTACTCACTGGAGGGACTGGGGGAAGGACTGAGCAGGGTGATGGCTTGCTCAGCAAGAAGGGATGTTCTCCAAAGGGATGACGGTGTATGTAATTTCTTCTGATACTGCTAAATAACTTAGAATGATTTGTTCCTTGCTGGAAGATACCTTGGAACATCAGATAAGACTGTACTGTAAGTTACAGTGCAGGGAGGCATGAAGGAAAGCACCACCTCTGCCGATTTTTGAGCGGCATGTTTAAGAGCTCCAGAAATAGCATCCATTTCCCTGGGGCTGCCCAGTACCAACTTCAGAGTCGAATGTTTCCTGTCTCCatctgggggggggtgtctctgagGGGAGACACAAGAGATGTAAACTAGCGGATGTGTAGTCACTTACAACTGGCTTTAGTCAACTCAGTGAGCTGAACTCGGAATAGTATCTGATCCCTTTCTGTGTCTCCTTCAGAGGCACAGAGGATGTCGTGTCTCCTCACGGGATACCGCTGGACCTGCTGGACAGAGTGATGATTATCCGCACCATGCTGTATACACCCCAGGAGATGAAGCAGGTATGTGCGGCGTTCGGAGGGAAAGCCTGCAAAGCCCCCGTGGCTCTGGTCTCCCGGGAGGGCTGCTCTGTCTGGGCGTGCTGTTGCTGCCGAGCTGCCTGACACGTGGTGGTCACCAGGGTTTGTTCTAGGAAGCTTTCCCCTTCCTGAGGGCACGCTGCTTTAGTAACCCTTTGCAGTAAGCTGCTTACAACTGTGCGTCCAGTTTCTCCGAGTGCCACCCACTGAGCTGTACGGGGCAGCGTTACCTGGAGCTAAAGGTGACATCTCACTCGTGGCAAGTGCTTGCTGACCTTCTCTTGCAGATGTGCTTTCCGCAGAGTTGGCAGGTTCCAGCAGGCTGTGCTTTTTCAGTTGGTATGAGATGAAATGTCACATTTTGGGACCTTTGGCCCCAGACCTCAGGCTGTTCCTCCACCTAAAAGATGAGGGGGCTTGAGGAACGCAACTTCACACACTAAGCTTCTGCCTTTACGCCCTGTACTACAGCTGCAACCTCCTGTCCCCTGAAACTGGGAGGATTTTCATGCTCCCAGTCAAGTTGGGAAGCGCAAGCACAATACGTGTGGCAGAGATATGCTTCTGAATGCTTGAAACTTGTCCTGTGGGGCCACCACAATGTATCGTGTATCGATTATAGCGCGCGGGTGCCATTATGATGCACCGTGTCAAAGATCCCCCTCATTAGCGTCTCAATGCTGCCAAGTGACACGATGCAGAAGACATTACGGTTTATCATGTCAATTCTTTGTATTATTTAAGAGATAGTGTCAATGGAGGAGAGCGTTGTCATGAGATAATAGtctcctgctgctggggaagtGCCAAGGTGAAGCCGAGGCATTTATCGAATATAAACGTCGAGGCAAAGCTTCATTTCACTCCCTTTGAGGAGCTTTTCACATACGGCTGTTAGGAGCCATCCTCAGGATGATTTTTTTCATACCTAAAAGGACACTTCAAAGCATTATGGTACAGATCACAGTAGAAGCAGCCCAGTGGTTTAATAACACGATTATGTTTTGTCTGTAtacaaaacagattttgaagtGTGACTTTTACTCAGTTGGGAGATGTTAAAGACTGTTGTCTGGGCTTCCCTGTACTGCACGTGAATTTTGTGGTGTTTGGGTATTAGGAGTAGTTCCTTTTTGTCACGGTTGCTGCATGTAATACCCACGTCGTGTGCTGATAAACCACTGTTACAGAGCTCCTTTCTGACTGTTGGTTTTCAAAAGAGCTGGGTAAGTGCTGGGATTTCCACTCTCCCAGGAGTGGGGGAAAGGAGGTGTTTACAGTAGCGTTTCCTAAAGCTAAAAATAGAGTCCAGACGTTATGTCCCATAAATCATGTTCCCACAGTCAGATAATCTCATCTTCCCTTAAATTAAGGTTTTTGTATGACCTCTCCTcttgggagaagaggaggagctATTACACTTAACTCTGGTTTCTAACTAAGTGCAGTTGAGGGGGTTTAAAAAGAAGATGTccataaatttatttctttatttttgctcCCGCTTCTTCCTGCTAGGAAGAAGTTTTCACTGTTGACATTTCCGTGTGAGACTCTGCCTTGGCCTTTCACAGTTGATTTGTTTATCAGCACAAGAATTGTCCATTTGTCTACTGAAAGCTTGTTCTTAACCAgttcaaaatatttctctttgtgttGATAAAGTCGAAATCCCACTGTGTAGCTCTGCTCTGAGAGCAGGACCCCCTGTGCCTTAGGGCaaacagaacaggaagaaaactcTCTTCCATGCATCTGCTAGTTGGGTGTGTTGTAATCAGCCTTCTTTGCATACGTGCCTGCTGTTAGATAGAGTTAGAAAACTGGGGCTTTTTGTTCCTAATGTATTTTCCCCGATAAACGCTTTTTCCCTGTTTCATAGCAACTTACTTATCTATGTATTTGCTGGGTTAATGGCTTGGGCCTCGATCCTTCAGTCAGGTTCTACACAGTCGCTAGATAAAAAGTTCTTTTTAGAAGTTGTTAAAGCCATGGAGTTCAACATGCCATGTTTCCGGAAGGGGAAGAGCAAAGGAGCAGTATTTGAATGGATGGAAAGTCGTGTTGGAGTGATCTCAAAGATAGAAAACAGATCTTGAATTTGAAATTGCAATTTGCAGCAGCGTTGCCAATACTATTAATATCTTAGCCCGACTTCCCGCCATCTCAAGCCCCTCTCTTTCCTCTGCTCCCTACCCTGACTCCCCGAGCGCATTTTTATGGCTTTAATTTAAACGAGTGCTTCTTGATATCTTGTTTACAAAGCTGCCAAAGTGAAAAATACCTGTATTATATGAGGCTTGCAGTTCCAGAGTTATCTCGGCACCACAACACAACATCATTATCCAGTCTGCCCCTTATCACTCAGCTGGTAATACGGACTATCGAGAGACTTGTGCCACTTTTGTTACAGCTTTATATGCTCAGGCTTATTGGTGATATCTTGCTCTCCAACTTTGTAAAGATCTTCAAACTGGTACAAGCCTGAGACTGTTCTTGAAAGATTAGATTcttcttagtgatttttttttttttcttcttgcaggaATAGGTGAATCATAGAAAGTaactttttgatttattttactaTCTTCTTGTCAATTGAATAAAAAGTGTGTTGTGAGCTGCTGAGGAAAGGGCACAGCTTTCTGTAGGGCTTTTCGGAGCAGCAGCCATACTAAATTTTGCAGTGGGACTGGCGTAGCTGCCCGCAGGACTCCAGCTGCCTCGTCTTTCCTGCGTACCTCTTCTCTTTGCTGGTGTAAGTTCCATACTCTGCTCCTTGTTAGCAGATGGGCTTTGCTAACCATGCAGAGTTACTATGAAGAGTTGGGACTCCAGACATGTTACTTCACCTGCCTTTTGTGATAACTGTTTTTTGAACATTATATTTGCCTATTCAGACACTTAGAGTTCTACAAATTCTAGTTTAGCTAAGCTGCGGTAGGATAACTCTTCACAGCACCTTGGTTTTGAGCATGTCTCATCTAAGCTGACAGTTTCCGGATACTAAACGGAGCAGTTTAACATGTTGATTGTTTGGGCTGGTACCTCACTGATTCATTCATCCCAACAGATCATAAAACTTCGTGCTCAGACAGAAGGAATTAATATTAGTGAAGAAGCTCTAAACCATTTAGGGGAAATCGGTACCAAGACAACCTTAAGGTGAGTGGAGCGCAGTCGGCTTTTCTCCGAGGTGTGATGTTCCCCCAAAGCCTGCGGGGTAACTCGCAGGGGGAGGTGAGACAGCCCTCCCCCGTGAAGAGCAGGGAGGGGGAATCCTCGGCTTCCCTCCTGTAGGGAATGCTGGGGGGGTCCGGCAGCCGCCTGCTGCCGCTGGAGGCGGGTGTTTCCCAGCAGCTCTCCCACCCCTGCCCACGCTGAGTCCCCTGGGACCGAGCTGTAATTCCTGCCCCGTCTGTTTGCTCGCAGGTACGCTGTGCAGCTGCTGACCCCGGCTAACCTGCTGGCCAAGATTAATGGGAAAGACAGCATTGAGAAGGAGCATATTGAAGAAATAAATGAACTTTTCTATGATGCCAAATCCTCAGCAAAAATCTTGGCTGACCAACAGGAGAAGTACATGAAATGAAGAGCTTATGTTAGATGCTTTGAAGTGGCTTTAACCCTTACCCAGGACTGGCTTAAGGAGTGAATGAGAAATGTTAATGGTTTGTCTCTTTTGGGACTGGAAAGTATTTAAATGTTGGACTGCTTTGTCAGGCCAGAATTAACTATCAAGTGTTCCCATTTCATTATCGACGATACGATGCTCCGTGATGTCTGTGTAACATCCTAGTCCCCTTTCATGAGTACATATAAAACGAGTAGCTCTTGACCCATCAGTTTAAATTTCATTACAGAAGAGCTCTAACTGAAGTTGATGCTTTAGAACAGTCTATTTTCTTTATGaatgttgttttaaaatagttcCCTTTTACAgataagaactttttttttttttttgaatcaaaGTTTGTCTGAAGtgctttataataaaatatttcaagaatatTGGAAGCCTGCACGTGTTTGCCCTGGGTGTTGACCTGCCTAAGGAAACAGTCAAAATAAGTTGGAATTAACAAAGCCAAATGTGAGTAAGATGGATCTGTAACACAAAAATAGATCTacagcaaaggaaagaaatagtAATGGGACCTTTTTAAAGTGTTTACTTTTTTTAGgtcttgttttttattttctgaagttgtGCAGAAATATGTAATAGTAATTATCTTGGCCCTGTTGAAAGCCTTTCTTCCAGAGTAACTGAACCTTTCCAAAGCAGATAAGAATTGCTTTCCATCACAGTTAGCTATTTTTTCACTATGTTCTTACCCCACTTTCTTGATCACCCAGGATCAGGAAAAATTTGCAAACTGAAGCTGAAATCCTGCTCTGCACGGACGCTGTATGAACCGAGGCGTAGACTCCTGTGCACAAAGTACAAACCCCGGGTACGTGATTGCTTCCCGGCACTCTGAGGATAAATGATTTAAAGATTAAGATCCATGTaacactgaaatacaaatctATGTAACCATGTAAATGGATgaactaggaaaaaaatgtagaagcCTTTATAAAGTGACTAACCTCACGTTTTTTATTAGAACCTTTAGTGATTTAAAACACTTTATGTACAGTTACTTAAATAAGTGCAGTTCTTagggcagggggggaagggaaagaagtaatAACTTGTCACAGGAGCCCAATTTTAAATACCCTTTTTAGTTTTATCAGCTGCAAAATGGAGAAGATACCTTTTCAATCGATAATCAAAACTTTGAATCCACGTTCCTAAATGAGAATCTTTCTGACAAGAGCCAGACGCGGGCCTTCCCCAAACCCTTCACTCGGAGTCGCTGGGGACAGGCTCGGTTCTGTTACAGTAGGCAGACACTGGCAACTgcctgctttttttattttttttcttaaagggtaaaaagcatttctgttaCTCATTTTGCTTTCCTAAGATGTTTTCTTTTAGG includes the following:
- the RUVBL1 gene encoding ruvB-like 1, whose product is MKIEEVKSTSKTQRIAAHSHVKGLGLDESGTAKPAGAGLVGQENAREACGVIVELIKSKKMAGRAVLLAGPPGTGKTALALAIAQELGSKVPFCPMVGSEVYSTEIKKTEVLMENFRRAIGLRIKETKEVYEGEVTELTPCETENPMGGYGKTISHVIIGLKTAKGTKQLKLDPSIFESLQKERVETGDVIYIEANSGAVKRQGRCDIYATEFDLEAEEYVPLPKGDVHKKKEIIQDVTLHDLDVANARPQGGQDILSMMGQLMKPKKTEITDKLRGEINKVVNKYIDQGIAELVPGVLFVDEVHMLDIECFTYLHRALESSISPIVIFASNRGNCVIRGTEDVVSPHGIPLDLLDRVMIIRTMLYTPQEMKQIIKLRAQTEGINISEEALNHLGEIGTKTTLRYAVQLLTPANLLAKINGKDSIEKEHIEEINELFYDAKSSAKILADQQEKYMK